GGTAGATTAAGGCTCCTTCTTATGGCATGTTGCTGGAGAAAGGAGGGGCTTCACTGAGCTGAAGTCCTGGAATTCAGtcgcagagagggagaagtgatgaacaaaggggtcaagaccaggctggagaaacccacagaaacagctgacctgagcaagggggagctcatggactccagaccaatagctgggaaaccagaataggactgttccagaccccctgaatgaggatgtcagtttggaggtctgggcagtctatggggcctctggtagtggatcagtatttatccctagtataagaatggactttgggaacctattccacatagagggacactttctcagcctagacacacggaagagggtctaggctctgctccaaatgatatgacagacattgaagattcccccatggaaggcctcaccctccctggggagcagatatgggatgggatagggggtcggtggggggcaggggaggaggggagggagagggaactggaattgacatgttcTCTCTCCAtggatagaaatattaggtaccaTTCTTAAACTTTCTAGCATAGGATAACCTTATAGTAATGACTAGATATTTTaattcttgccatttgctctagtTGCATCAGTGGCAATAGGTCTTAGgtgtgtttgttcttattttccttctcctagagcatacttggTATTTGCCATTTGTGTATTGTTTTGTATCAAGTCTAAATcatttctttagactaaaaggggaattgtagggagagatcttactaggaaCCTGTGGCCCTGAGcatgcccatttgggcgtggccacaggtgTGTATAGGGTGTGTGGGATATAGGCCTGAGGAGAGACAGGCCCATGGGCTCTCAGGGTTCCAGTCAAATCTcagagggcagctgagattggatgctcagAGCGCTGACCCTGGGTTATTGTTTTCTCATGTAAGGGATTTCTCACCCCTATCCCATGTATGGTAATCTTCTTCTaacataaaacaagcttgtttctaatttaaatttaaaaaagaaagaaaggaggggtttCAGTGAGGTTCTCTGCCGTGCACATATTTGGGCCATGTCTATGTATACTGCTAATGGAATGGCTAGGTTCCTAGCATTCCTTTCCTTCTCACCTTCCCCAGGGTTGTTCAGACTTCCAAGAAAGGAAATTGATGGTTGTATGGTAAAAGTTTATTATCCTTTATATAAACAACGTAAGTTCTAGAATCCTGGGCCaagctttgcttcatttttataagaataaaattaaaagatgtaTATGggaatttaaaactttatttcttatcaaatttttctttgcttatttgtatGACTTTTCCATAAAGGCGGTATTTTCAAAACATAGCAAGTTAAGTAGTTAGCAATTAAGGGAGGTtgtggttcctgccctgactcacCTTCAATGTGTCCATGTCTTTGACCATAACTAAAACCTACTTGGAAAGGAGATTTCTGGGAACACTTCTTGTGCTTTAGTGATGGCCAAGAACTGCAGTATAACTGCGAGGCTGACCACTTACCATCCATGACACAAACTGAGCATACCCAGGAATTTTGTCCATCACGTATTTGCTATGCAAGCTGAATGTGTCCTACGATTTTTCCTCTTGAATTGTGACTTTCAACTGGCCATGTTCAGTAGCATTCATCTAACTGAGCATGCTTGCATGTGCTTGTCCCTGAAGTGATTTCCCATAGGAATATGTACAGGTTTTCCAGATAAATTCCCTACACTCCCCTGTCCAGTGAAGGCATGTCTTACATTATTTCTCAAACTTTTCTCTCCTGCTGCAGGTAATCTTTCTCCACTCTCTTATCCCTGGGCCAAGCTTATTTTGGCTTCCTATTCATGGAATGTAAGTCCATTATATGGGTTAAGAGTCCTGGttttacccacagaaacagctggcctaaacaaggaggagcacatggaccccagactgctgtctgggaggccagcacaggactgaataagacccctgaacatggatgtcaatgaggaggcctccacactgtagggggaccctggtagtggattagtatttttccctggtgtaagaagggactttgagagcccatcccatgtgaagggatgcactcttggcctggacacatggggggagtGCCTAGGCTGGGCCCAgaatcatgtggtggactttgaggagccctgtcgagggccctaccctgcctgggtagtggagggtggatggggtgggggcaggtgggggttgggggaggggagggagaagggattgacatgtgaagcaagcttgttcctaatttgaactaaaaaattaattacaaaaaaataaaaaaataaaatttaaattaaaaaaaagagtcctggttttagtttttgttgttgcttagttgacttttgatttggtttggttttgtgggggggttattcatttatttacttatttattggaaACACAATATACACTTTTCACACAGACTGTTTCAGCTTTTATTTTAGAATGAAATCTGTAGTTGATTAGCAAAATCCTGCACTTTTTAGAAAGCATAAAACCCACATTTTACAATTacactaaattaaataaaaccaaattcaCACTTTTAAATATTAGCAGTGGTAAAGCCAAACAGCATAGTTTACACAAAGTCTATAAGAATTAACATggaattataaattttattccTGCATggcttgtttgcttatttattctaTGCATTATCTAAGAAATAAAAGGTTGGTATAAGACATGCTGTCTGAACTCCCAAGTCTCACAAAAGTGGTGGTAGTCTAGGGGTAATACAGTGATAACCAGGGACCTAGAGAGCCAGAGTGACACTGATACTGACTCCTCTTTGTGCACACCAGTCTGTAGCTGGCTGTGAGGGACAAAGTAATATCCATACCTGTGTTTTCTCAGCAGCATCCAGAGACTTCAGGACAGTCACAGGCCCATCTCATGTGGAGATGATGCGATAGACAGAAAACTACCAGGACCTCCTCTGATCTGTGTTGTCACTGCATTTATGAAGACTAAATTTTCAATTATGGTGACAGTGCTTGGCATTTGTGGTCAAACTTCCACTATATCCTTTACCCAGCACCCTGAACAATCTAAGAGTCACTGAATCTTAAAACTGTAGTGTTGAAAATTGCAGAGAACTCATTAAGTTTTAAAGAATTAAGTTTTAAAGAAACATCTGTAGAATGCTCCCCAGAAATTTGAAGACTGCAACCACGTCAGACACCTCTCAAGGCTCAGCAGAGGCCTATTCTGAGGCCTTGAGAGCCATGGTTCAAATGTATGACTGATAGCTTTGTTTTAAACAGTTTACTGTTACTTGAACCCAAGACACACAGCCTCTATATTAACTTTCTCAACTAATTCTTGAAAATTATCTCAATTTTCCCAAAATGCCAAGAACTAAGGAACTAACTCTCATTCACCAAAGTCAGAGAGGAGTTTGGCCTCCCTCTTGTAAGAGAGACAATTTCCCTTCTACATATTTTTGaagggtattttcttttttattattttttattttattagttcaaattaggaacaagcttgcttcagatgtcaatcccttctccctctcccttctctccccaacatcccacctgcccctagccatcccccctccactccccaggcagggtaaggccctcaaaaggggctccccaaagtctattGAAGGGTATTTTCAATGTAAATAACTGAGAAATGGCTTGAGTGCCAAACTGGGTAAACAAAACTTGCTGCAAACACTCTTGTGTTGTTACCATAGGAAACAAACTTTTAAATCATATCATTCCTTCCCATGACTTATCCTAAACACATCGCTTAAGACCGTGCAGTCATGGATGCGTCTGCTTATTCCAGGCATCCTGTCTGAGGATTGGTCATGGTTATCCTAGGCCTTGTGTCTGAGGTGTGGACCTGCAGAGGGCTGGTCAGACTCCTCCTCCAAGCTTGCCTTCCATAGGTAGCGATAAAAGATATAAACGCAGATGGTCTCTGTGGGAAATCAGAAACAGATGCTCCCTTGGGGTTCCAGGGGCAACCCCTTAGAACTGAACAAAGCTTAAGAGCTAGCTCCCTGTGGagtgagcctaggccctgcctatgatgatatgacagactttggagatccccccatggagggccttacccttcctggggagcagaggggtgatggggtggggacttgagagggttggtgggggggggaggggaaggagagggagctgggattgacatgtgaagcaagcctgttactaatttttttttaaagtaaagaaaaataaagtaaaaagaaaaaagagttccCTGTGGTTAGAGGGTAAACAAGGATCTATCCAAGAAATAGCTGGGGTACAAGGCGGCTCCCATTCCCAGCTGTCATTGAAGGGAGGTCCTGGAAGAATATTCAGGAAGTGGAACCAAGGATGGAACaagttgcattttaatttttacagtcCTCTAAGTAGCCTGTGAGATTGAGACACACGTATATTTATAGAGTTCTTAGTCCTGAAAAACTGTATACACAAACAGTTATAATGGTTCTAGTTTTATGAGAAACCAGTGAAGTCCACGAGGCAGGAGGGAAGTTCTGGAGTGCTTTACAGAAACCACAAAAGACAGGGATGTAAAGAGCCATTGGTGGTGCACCCTAGTTCACAAGCTGTGCTCAGAAACTCGCTGGACACCTGGATCCTCAACAGGGTGCTGGAACATGgctctggagatttccctggaCTCTTGGCTCTTGCCACCTCTATGATAGTCTTTGGGGTGAGACCAGAtgttggaaagaagaaaggttgTCAGGGAGACTGGGTGGGTGATTATTCTATTCTTGTCAGTCATATCCAGGCTCCAGCCTCCTTCAGCACCCCACTCCCGACACTTCTAGTGAGGCGTGACCTTAACCCTGTTCCCAGTCAGTTACAATGTACCTAACGATCAGGACAGGCTGTTTACCTGCTTGATTTACCTTGTTTACCTGCTGAGAAaggtaaagaaataaaacacacgGCCGAGCGCTGAGACGCCGGAAGGGGGCGCCTGCGACATCCTAGGGGTCTACCCGGGAGTTCAAGGGAGAGTTAGACTCATGTTTCAAAAACACTGCCTCCCTCCTCACTCACCCTCAATTCAGGGGTCAAGCTCTGCCCTTAGCTGTAGGGAGAAACCGGTGCTGTGGTCTTACCCGAGCTGCCCTCGACCTCACCTCGGGGCTGGGCAAATTCGGGATCACTCAGTTCTGAGCAGGACCTGCGAGTTGGGCATGTTGGGAAGGGGCCTCACTCAGGATGTCTGGGCTGCTGCTTGGGAGCCGCACTCCCCGGGTTCCCCTGAACCCCAGCCGGCAGTGCTGCCTGGGGTCCAGAGTGCATCAGGCTGCACGGCAGGACACCAGCTGCCGAAGGCTCCTGCGAAAGCTGTCATCCAGGAAGGCGTAGAGAAAGGGGTTGAGGCAGCTGTTGGCATAACTCAGGATGGTGATGAAGTAAGAGATGCCGATGACCAGTGGCGTTTGCGGCAGGTCAGTGGTGAGCGCCACGATAGTGCTCAGGTGGTAAGGCGTCCAGCAGATGAGGCACACGGCCAGGATCGCCGTCACCAACAAGGTCACACGCTTCTTTGCTCGGTCCAGGGCCTTGGCGTGGCTGTCTAGCTGGATGGCACGCAGCCGACACAGCAGGGTGGTATAGAGGGCGCAGATGGTGGAGACCGGGATGGCGAAGCCCAGCACCAGTGTGTACAGGCGGCTGGCACGCCACCAGAAAGCCTCCGGCTGCGGGAAGACCAGCACGCACTGGCGTCGGCCCTGCTCCTCGTCCAGCTGGGCGAACACCGCGAAGGGCAGCACGACCAGAGTCACCAACGCCCACACCGCCAGGCTGACAGCGCGCGCGGCACCATAAGTGCGCCCGGACACCCGGCGCGACTCTGCTGTGGCCAGCACCACCAGGTAGCGGTCCGCGCTCATGACAGTGAGGAAGTAGAGGCTAGAGAACGTGTTGTACTGGTCGACAGCCACGATGAGCTTGCACATGAACTCCCCGAAGGGCCAGCGCCTCAGCAGGAAGTCTGCGATGTTGATGGGCAACACCAGGGTGAAGAGCTCGTCGGCGATAGCCAGGTTGAAGATGAACACGTTGGTGACAGTCTTCATGCGCGGTGCGCGCAGCAGCACGTAGAGCACCGCTGAGTTACCCGCCAGTCCCACCGCGCAGATCACCGCGTAGACGACAGGCACTACTACAGCCAGCGGCTGCGGCAGCGGCAGAGGCGCGGGGCTCGACCCGTTGGGACAGCCCAGAGCCGAGCCGCCGCAGGACACATTGCCTCCGCCAGGCTCGGACAGCGACAAGTTATGCATCTTGGCGACCGCGGGAGAGCCGGCGACCACCCCGATTTCACTCCGCTGCGACCCGGCGGGACTCTGTAAGTCCGCGTTGACAGGGATCTGCATGCGCACTGCCGGAGTCTCCGAGCCTTTCTCTGCCTGTGCACCAGAGGGGCGTTCCCCCCAAGCTACTCGGCCCACTGTCGCCGGGACTCCTTGGCTGGAAGCAGAATTGAAAGCACAGGTTAGACTACTTGAGGTGTACCTTTAAGGGAGAAGCGAGGTCCAGAGTTGGAGGTGGCTTCGGAGTCCCAGCCTCTTCCTCCACCTGTGGAAATCTGATTCCAGCCCATCGAATACATCAAAGTGCTACGCAGAAGCCTCCAAACTCCTAGGAACATGTAAAACCACCTCACGCCCTGTTTTAGAGCACCCGGACATACTCGGGTCACCCCACCGAATTCTACAGAGGCACGTCTCCGTGCATGCTAGATAACAGAACTACCAGCAGCAATCTTTATCTTACCTGGTTGGTCCCAGAAGAGATCTGCGTTTCCTGGGGAGGTCAGGGCTGGATGCCACCTTCTGCTAGAGGATGCTGCAGCGGTGCTGCCTGCCtgcagcctgcctgcctcctggagTCTGCCCAGAGGCAGTGTCTCCAGAGAGCCTGAAGCACATAACCACAAAGACTGGTCTCTGCCAACCTGTCACCCCTGCCCACTCCACTCCTAGTAAAACCCTCTGATCTAATAGAAAACAGCATCCCCCAAAGGTTTCTTTGCTGCCTTCTTGGAATTTTAACTCAGTTCATTTGGAATCCTGAAAAGCTCTTCTTTCAGGAATTGAACCTAAGAacaataaagttaaaatattaatattctgtttttaaagaatgACTGAAGGAAAGGTTCCTATaacaggttttatttgtatttcttttttatagtttattattttaaaatgttaaaatttaaatatatttgatcctattttcctcttccccaagtcttccagatcctctcccttttcctacccacccaactttaagttccttctcaaaacaaacaaaaacccaatacaacaaacccaataaaacaaaataaaacaacactcaaatagaaaaaaattgtaaccaaataaaagcacacaaaatAATTCTGGAGTTCGTCagctactcctgaacatgaggtCTGCCCtggtgtggttgatatacccaatgttactccattggagaaaacttatTTTCACTCTCCCACCAAGTATAAATTTACACTTTAGTgtctaggttttcattcatttttaaacatacataacaaaataaaatgtaataagataaaacaaaaactatcccATCAAAGTTGGACAGGACATACCCAAGAGAAGGGACAAGAATCAAAGACACACCCATTCACACATTTAAGAATATCATAAAAGCCctaaactggaagccaaaataaatatgCTGAGGACTtggtgcaggccctgtgcatgctgcttcagtctgtgtgagttcatgtgagctttgctcatgttgatatAAAGGGCCTTGTTgtcttggtgttctccatcccctctggctcttggACTCTTTCTTTGTCCTCTTGTGTGGAAGAGACATCTAGTTTAGACCTGAGCATTCCaaagtctctctcactctctacataatgtctgctgtgggtctctatactttttcccatctgctgcaggaggaagctttttttattttagaaataatcttattttacatatcaatcccctcatttcctcaccctcccatcctcccatgccccccactgaccccccagcccaccccccacccactccccaaggatagtgaggccttccacgggggctCATCAAAGTCCTTTTTGGCTGATTGCTAAACacagcactgatctatgagtatagcagaatatcagtaggagtcattttatcagtACACCTTTTCAAGAgaagtattatttggttttaccttaggtccctgggctatctagtctctggttcttggtcaacCAAGTAGTATGAGTTCCATGTCGTGAAATGGGCCTTAAGTGCAATCAGTtgttggttggtcactcccacaagctTTATGTCACCATTGCCTTAGCATATAAGCGTTACACCGCATAGATcaagggtttgtggctggcttggtgtttacatttctcttttgttagCATGTAGAGTACCTTTCCTTGTACACTAGAATGTACAAGTGgaggctcttttttgtttgtttgttgttttggtttgatttggtttgtttttcaagacagagttttttctgtgtagctttggagcctgccctggcacttgctctctagaccaggctggcctcgaactcacagagatctgactgcctctgcctcccgagtgctgggattaaaggtatgcgccaccaacacccagcaaagtGGAGGTTTTATGTAGGCACCTACTTGACATCTCTATCTTCAATGGGTTGTGTAGGTGTTGGCTTCATCAATGGGGCCTTACTGTCAGTTTGTTGAGAGTAGTCTATAGTCATGGCAACAAaaacctgggttgtttggggattcccatgggatCCCTTTGACCAAAAACTCAACTGGATGTAACCAAGTCTCAGTAATAttgtaagtgaatacatacaatatttatttttcttgttttaagtttcctcactcaggatgaattttttttctactttcacCCATATACCTGAGATTTTCATGATTTCACAGccgagtaatattccattgtgcaaatgaaccacatttttattatccattcatccttttggtatatgcccatgATTGGTAcagctagatcttgaggtagaccaatgcccattttcctgaggaactgccacactgatttccatagtatcTGTAAAAAACTGTATTTCCACCACCAGTAGATGAGTGTTCCTTCTTCCTACTCCACACTCTCactagcatgagctgtcacttgtgttgcTGGTATTagtcattctgacatgtgtaagataaaatctcaaagtagttttgatttgcatttccctgatgactaaggatattaaACTTTTGTTTAAGTGCTTCTTGGCCATGTGAgtttcctctattaagaattctctgtttagacctatatcccattttttaaattgggttgttttcttaacatctagtttcttgaatatatatatatatatatatatatatatatatatatatatatatatatatatatatagtattaacCTCTAATGGATATGTGGATGGTAAaaagcttttcccattctgtagtctaCTACTTTTTCCAAATGACAGTGCCCTTTGACaagcagaaacttctcagtttcattagatttattaattgttgatcttagtgcctgtgctaacaTTATTCTGTTCAGAACTTCATTTTCTgtgtcagtgagttcaagactactcccaactttctctctttctcttctatcagttttGGCATATCTGATTTTCTGTTGAGGTCTATCTGTGATCCACtgagagttgagttttgtgcaaaaatgaaaagtatgtatctatttgcatgccatcatccagtttgaccaccaccatttgttgaagatgttttctttttcctagtgTGGTTCTGGCttcttaatagaaaaaaatagatgttcataggtgtgtagatcTAAGTCtgtgtcttcaattcaattccattgatcaatgtgtctgttttgtcacaataccatgctgtttttattactgtggctTTATAGTACAATTTtgagatcagggatggtgataccttgagtagttcttttattattcctgATTGCTTTAACTTCCCTGAGTTTTATATGCTTCCTTATGGACCTGATAATTGCTCATagaagatctgtgaagaattgtgttggagatttcattgaatctgcagattgcttttggtagtgtggacatttttactatgttaatcctacctatctaCATTGAAGCTGATGTTTGCTATGGGCTTGCCATAAACTGCTATATCTATCCCTAATCTCTTGAGGATTTTTATCAtcaaggggtgttggatttttgtcaaagatcTTTTCTGCATcaaatgaaatgatcatgtgtcTATgtctttcagtttgcttatatggtagattacatttatggatttatgtatgttgaatcatccctgcatctcttcAATAAAGCCTAGTTGATTacggtggatgatctttttggtGGGTTCTTAACACActttgcaattattttattgagtaattttgctCCAGTGTTCATAGGGAAAAGTGGTCTGTAATCccctttctttgttgaatctttgtgtgatTTAGGTATCAGAATAACCGTGGTCTCATAAAATTAATTGGGAAATCttccctctgtttctattttgtggaataatttatgaagtattggcattaattcttctttgaaactctggtagaattctgtgttaTAACCATCAGACCCTGGATTTTCTTTGCTTGGGAGACTTCTATATTAGCTTCTATTTCACCAGAGGCTacagatctatttaaattgcttatttgatttaactttggtaggtggGTGTgcattgagaaaattatccatttttttaattttccagtttggtggagtacatgtttttaaaatatgtccttctgattctctggatttcctcagtgtctgttactATGTTcccctcttcatttctttcagttAATTTCAATAAGGGcttgtcaatcttactgattttccaAGGAGCTAACTCttggttttattgattctttgtattgttattttgtttgtatttaattGATTTCAGCATGGaaattgattatttcttgctgtctactcctttTAGGAgtgctttattctttttgttctacagcTTTCTGGTGTGCTGTCAAATTGCTAGTATGAGGTCTCTCCAATTTTTTAcataggcacttagtgctatgaacttgcctcttagaatttccttcattgtgtcctatatgtttgtgtatttgtgtattcatTTCCATTCAATTTGAgaaagtccttaatttctttcttaatttctatcttgaccaatttttctttcagtagagagttgttccaTTTCCGTGATTTTGTAATGTTTCCTCTGTTGTTGATATCTAGCTTTAATCTATGGTCATTTAGAATGCacagagttatttttattttcttgtattgtTGAGACTGGCTTTGTGTACAATTATGTGGTCTATTTTGGAGAAAGcgccatgaggtgctgaaaagaaggtatattcatcTTCATttgagtgaaatgttctgtaaatgtttgttaggtccatttgctttATAACTTCAGTTAGTTcaaacatttctctgtttagtttttgtctggaagAGGTTCTGAAGATTTTCACCACCAGTGTGTGAAGATCAACATGGGATTTAAGCTATAGTAGcgtttcttttataaacttggGTGCCTTGTATTTAGGTCATTAATGTTAAAAATTGAACTATCCTCCTGGTGGATGTTTTCTTTAGTGAGTATGTAgtatccttcc
This DNA window, taken from Cricetulus griseus strain 17A/GY chromosome 2, alternate assembly CriGri-PICRH-1.0, whole genome shotgun sequence, encodes the following:
- the LOC113833764 gene encoding neuropeptides B/W receptor type 1; protein product: MHNLSLSEPGGGNVSCGGSALGCPNGSSPAPLPLPQPLAVVVPVVYAVICAVGLAGNSAVLYVLLRAPRMKTVTNVFIFNLAIADELFTLVLPINIADFLLRRWPFGEFMCKLIVAVDQYNTFSSLYFLTVMSADRYLVVLATAESRRVSGRTYGAARAVSLAVWALVTLVVLPFAVFAQLDEEQGRRQCVLVFPQPEAFWWRASRLYTLVLGFAIPVSTICALYTTLLCRLRAIQLDSHAKALDRAKKRVTLLVTAILAVCLICWTPYHLSTIVALTTDLPQTPLVIGISYFITILSYANSCLNPFLYAFLDDSFRRSLRQLVSCRAA